Part of the Sorghum bicolor cultivar BTx623 chromosome 1, Sorghum_bicolor_NCBIv3, whole genome shotgun sequence genome, gttttttcaaacaaggtcatttgaaaaactaaaaaaattcaatttcaaattatttctatagACGGCTTTCGTAACAAACTGCCTGTAGACATATGATTTTTACACGCGGTTTCttaggagaaccgcctgtagaaatacatgatttctacaggcggttttgttaagaaaaccgcctgtagaaatatgatttttagtgaCGGTTTTTTAGGACAACCGCTTGTAGAAATGCatgatttctacatgcggttcagttaggaaaaccgcctgtgaaaatgtaTTTTCACAGACGGTTCGTAGTTCTGACACCGTCCTTTTTACACCACAGGCGCGTGATAACTACAACCGCCTGTAGTATAAAAAGAGGGCGTCGCCGTTGTACTCTTTTCTACTAGTGTTTTCACATATGGTTTTGCGAGGTGCGCATCTCTACAGGTTTGTTACAGACCTTATATATTGTCCAAGCAAAAATACTCAACAAGATCACTATGATTTACTCAATTCAAGATACAATGAGAGAGAAATTAATCAAGGGATTTATTTTTTTGCGACACCAATCAGGGGAAATTAGACAGTAACAGCAAGAACTAGAGTAGGCACGGATAGAGTCCTGGGATGGAGGAGGAAGACGAGTTGGAAGTTATGTGTTCTCTTCTGTTCGATGCCCTGCATCTAGCATtcccatctttttttttttttttgagaattaaACTCCCATCCTTTTCGCTGCACATTTCTCTATTTTGAGCTTATTTGGTAGCCCAGTCCACGATAGGCCCATTTGGTAGCCCAGTCCGTGACAGGGTTGCTCAAAGCGGGCTTGTGAGTTTACCGCCAACAAATGTGTCACATGAGAATACATTTTTTTTTCAGGCTACCTAATTTGTATTCAAATTGCAAACTGTATAAATGCAGTGCAAAGCCAAGAGGCTCAGAGAGAAACAAGAGAAAATGCAGGTGCATGAGAATACATATCCTGCTTGCCATTGCCAACCATGCAAGTTCGAGGAATTCTTGATTCCAGAAAGAATGATTAATTGCATATATGCAGATAGAAGGTACACGCGCTAATTAGCAAaaattgaaaataaaaaaataaaaaaaatgacgATTGTTACATGCCGAGAGTTAgcaagaacacaagaaaaagATCACGGAACAAAAAATATTTGGATGCAATCGTGCCTCATGTCGACGCCCACGCATGCCCATCAATCATCACATCCTGACCCTGTTGCAGCTGAGGCGGACCTTGCCTGGGTTGGTGCCGCGGATGCTGCCCATCTTGACCATGGCGGCCGCGAAGCTGCTCCTGAACCAGCCCGGGTTGTCCTTCCACTGCCTCACCTTGCCCGCGGCGCGCGGCGAGGCGAGCGCGGCGTCGGACTCGAGCACGGTGCGGTTGGCGAGCACGTTGGCGAAGTAGCCTGTGTCGAACGCGTACGGGCTGCCGGCGTCGAAGGGCACGGCGTTGCTGGCGTTGTGCCGGCACTGGCTCCGCAGGCTGTTCCGGAACGCGGCGTCCATGCCCTTGTCCTGGTCGCTCGTCAGCCGGTAGTCGAAGGTGCCGCAGTGCGCGACGCCCAGCGAGTGCGCGCCCAGGAGGAGGATCATGTCGTCCAGCGTCAGGCCCTTGCGGTAGAAGTACTGCGCGAGCTGGTCCACGCTCCGCTGGTTCGGCGGCGGGAGGTCGCCGGTCATGCTCGCCCGCGACACCGTGCCGTCCTGCCGCCCGCCGGGGACGGCGTACCCAACACCACCGCTCTGTGCATGCTCGTGAGTTTTCATTAGTTAGTTAATTCCCGTTTAGTTTGATGATGATTATCACTTATCAGTAGTAAGATTGAAATAAAAGCAAGCAATAATCTACGTACCAGCTTAACGCTGTCCCTGGCGGCGAAGGCGACGATGTCGGCGCAGGAGACCGTCAGTGCGCACGCGGCCTCCAACCTCTGCTTGATCCGCTCGATGACGTCGAACCCTCGCAGGCTCAGGTTGGGCTTGGCGTTCTTCTCCGCCTGCCGGTCGCTAGACTCCAGCAGCACCGACCCGTCGCAGCCctgaaatgaaatgaaaaaaCAGCGGACGATGCACGGCCGCCGTCCCGGTTCCGGTGAGCAAATCGGCGAGCGTTGACGAGATACTCAGGTACTGCATGGTGCCTAGTGTCTCGATCGATCTTACATTGACGAAGCAGTCGTGGAAGTGGAGCCGGATGAGGCTGGCAAGGACGCCCTTATCCCTGTAGGACGCCTTCAGGACCTCGTCGGCGACGATGGACTCGGCGTTGCGGCACGTCTGGTTGTAGTAGCCGACCCGGAGAGTCTGCGCATCGGCGACACGGGTGTCGTGCAGGAGCAGGCCTGCAACGACGACGAGGAACAGCAGCCCTGCTCCCTGCTGCTTCCCCATTGCCATGGTGAGAGATTCCAGCCCCTCACCACTGCGAGAGATGACCGGTGCAACTGTTTTCAAATTAATCAGCTTGCTGTGGTCGACGGAGTTGCACTTGCACGTAGTATATATGCACCTGGCAGGAAACGCTTTCCCAAAATGTAAAGATGCGTTCGAGGGGAGCACGTATATCTGAAGATGCCGGAAAACGAAATATCGTCGTCCGAGGCGATTATTAGTAGTTGCACCGTGCTGACCATCAGTTTTAGGCTGTGAACACGAAGCTGGTGGTGACTTCTGATGGTCGTGTCGGTCGAATTCCGTAGACGACGTGAGACAGTGTAAGGTATACGACTTTATGATGTAGTAGCACTGTCAGTAGGTCTTTTGTCAAGACGTGCTtacatgttccatgcatgtcaaATGATCGAAGGAGTTCGTTAGGGCCCAAGATTGAAATAAATAAATCGCCTAAACTAAAACACGGAGAGAAATGCTGGGGAACCATATAATGGAGAGGATCACAGACTTGATGTAATGATGTGCATGCATATGCACCTTAGTGAAAGATCGTCCTTGCTTATTTGGATATTGGAGACAGGGCATGCGCTGCTGTTTTTCTTGCCAAAGTAGCCAAATCCGTGCACATTAATTAGACCATCTATTTATTGGGGTGTGCTTTAAAAAAATCACACTACTATGAAACATTTATTCTTGTGGAACTCATACAATATGAATGAGGAATAAATGGTTCAATCTATTATGGATTATGGCACAATCCACCCGACACCAAATGTCAGCCAAGCATCATTGTTCGTAGAAACCCCGCCGTGGCGGCGTGGCCTATAGGGTAGCTAGCATACATATTACTGCGAAGGTATGTTTTCAGAAGGAAATACTAAACTAGACATTAGGATCTTGATTCTGAAAAGTCGATACAGAGTAACACAAGTttatttttgttgtttttttaACCTATTATTTTTTAACTATGCATCACCCGAGTCTGATTTTGGCCATTAAACTTCAAAACTGAATATTTTTAGCCATCCAACTATCAACGGTTAACTTTATCCATCGACATGTTTCAAAGTTGTTTTACCTACATatgtatttttataaaaatcataaaagaaTGGTTAAATCCATAACAGTTTTTAACTAAtttatttcaaataaaaaatataaaactagTGCTACTTTTTaaaaagtactccctccgtccctgaataCTGCTATTTTTAGGAGAAAATTTTGTCCAcatatactgctatttctactaaCATACTCGGTCCACCAGCCCATTTAATTTCTCCTTGAAACTTTCGTGGTCCACCAGCCCATTTAATTTCTTTTAGGGAGTAGTACTTTGGCGTATGGTAATTGTTTGAGTCTGTTTAGTTGGCATTAAATGCAGctcgttggaaccagagaaccatggcttaacgtgcatgattaaatggtggaacccaaattaattgagggtagaatggtcttttatttgccacactaatctgtctgaaatctgctagaaatagcagtatttggggacggagggagtatataatatATCTATTCATGCTCTATTTAGAGTTATTTGGATCTTACTCGTTTCTGTCACTAATGTTGCATTGCTCGTGGTCATGATCGTTATTCATTTAAATTGTCATTTTGCATTATATCAAACCAGGAGCTCAACCTAATGATTCTGAGTTATGGAATATCTCAAAGGTGATGTCAACTTCAAGCATGCTCTAACAGATACATATCCTATTTACACATTGCCACATTGCATAGCTTATGCTTTCACTTAATTTTGATTGCTTGATTAGGCAGTAGGTTTCGAATAAAACAAGGGCTCAAACATCATGCAATCAACATAAAGTAAAGCACAAAATGATAGTTCAAATAAATAATGACCTTGACTATAAGCAACAAAACACTATAATCAGAAAAACTAAtacgaaaaaaaaaacagagcatCGATAGATTgcattttataaaaaatgttTATCCATACATGCATTGAGTGAGGATCAAACTAGATGCTATACTGAAATATATTACAGCTAGCAAAAGCAACTGAACGGCAGCAAACTAGAAGGATCTCTTAAAGTGAACTTGATTTGGATGAGCTTGCATTAGTGCTCCATCTGTTAACTTCTGATTATATCCTCGTAGACCTCCCGGACCTTTGCAAAGAAAGCATCCCTGAAACACATTGCAGTTGTTTGAGCACCTAAACATCTTTAACCAAAGGAACGAAATCAAAGAAATTTATGGTAGGCAAAACCTAAAATATAAACTTAGCAATTTCTATCTGacaaataattagttaattagcgTTTTCTGCCTTTGCATATGCAAAATTTTGATAATCGTACTGTTCCATTACCTGTCAGACTTGAATAGCAAGTTTCGGTACGCGAACCACTGCATCAGAAAAGCATATACATGAATGAAAAGGTGAGAATTCAGTAGATAAACCGTAGAAAATTCAGGCATGGCAACCGAAAGATTCTGAACATTGTAGGCCTCAATGCGAAATCCATCCCACATTAATTTGTCAAATCATGCATCAAGAGCTATTATAATCTGAAGTTTTACTCATATCAGCTGTGGATCTTCTTACCCCACTGTATCCGATTCCAACAGCCTCCATCAGACCTGGAATCAAGGGAAGCCTATCGATTGCCTGCGAGGTAAAGGTAACACCAAATATAAAACACTGCTCGTTAGTTACTCTGTCTATCCACGCAGACAGAGGATTCAGCAAGTTCAGTCGAAGAGGATGAAAAGGTCCAGTACCGACACTACTCCACCGGCGCTCCACATGGCGAGcgtggcggcgacggcgagcgtGGTCACCGCGTACTTGTCCTCGATCCTGTCCCACTGCACCACCACGTACGCAacgcaagcagcagcagcaacgagAGAAGACGTGTCATCGATCGTACGTGCTGCGACCAACCTAGCTAGGAACGAGTACATACATACAGATTGAAGAAAAACACACACGACGTGCCATGATGTCGCGTCGCCTACCTCCTTTTTCAACGCGTTGACGAACTCGGTGAGCTCCTCGTTGTCAGCCACAGGCGCCGCGGTGGGCTCCCCCGTGGCCATGGCCACCACGTTCCTCGCCAGCCGCTTGCCTGGTACGCGTACAGCCAGGTAAGAACAAAGTGAACAACGACGCTCGATTGATCTAGCTAGGCAACGTCGTGGCACACACACTCACAGAAGGATGCCTGGCCCTGCGCCGCGAGTCTGAGGCCGGGCAGCGGCGGCAGCGCGGGCAGCCCCAGCCTGACGACGGAGCGTGCGGCGGCCTTTCTGTAGGTGGTGTAGCCCTTGGCGACGGGAGCGGCGGCGAGGCTCCCCACGCCCGTGGCAGCAGGGGCCATGGCGGTGCGTGGGTGTTGCAGCGAACTGTGGACTGGTCGGTGTCACCCGGGTGGTGACGTCGCTGCGCGGTGCGGAAGGCGTTGGGCGTGggggcacggcggcggcggcagcgggcggctggggctctgaggcgcgcgcgcgcgcgcggggatAAAGTTGGGCAGGCGCCACACGTTCCCCCGGGGAAAATGATAAGATGGGGTTGTTGCTCCGCGTGTGGTGTGGCGGTCCGCCGTCTCCGTCGACCTGCAGGTACGCGGGCCATGCGTGCCTGAGGAACCACGCGGCTGCCGCGTGTAAAGGTCCTTTCGTCCTTCACACTCCGCGTCTTTTGTGCGCCTGGCCGTGGCGCCGGCTTTTGTGCTGCAGACGGCAACGGATGAGTTGTGAAACAACGCGTAGGTAGGCTGTGGATTTGGGAGGGGGAAGCGAGAGACTGGGCTTTTGTTGGGCCGTTTTTCCATGCCACATGCTACGTTCCGAAAAGAAATGATCTGTTCGGGCCCTTCTTGGGGCCTCGAGAGAAAGTTGCACATAGTAGCTCCCGAACTGGTAAGAGCAACCTGAGCTGACCTCTCATCTAGACTTCTGGACCTCTACTTTTTTTTCCCAAAAACTCTAGATTacctccccccccccctcccaacTTTTCCAAAAGTTTGTTTGTCCTCTCTGAACTCTAAAACCAGGTAAACCACCTCCTTGAACTTTTAAAACCATTCGTTTTTCCCTCCCTGATCAGTTTTCAAAGGTGGTTTTAtcccttttttatttctttcggctaaatctttgaaaaatcatagtaaattataaaataaaaaaaatctagttTTGTTGTACTTCACATGAGTAGATTTACAcggtaaatatataatatgatatccTCTAGTATAAAGTTTTAGTTGTATTTAAATCTATGCTTTTtccataattaattcataactgtagtttctatggtctaattatggtgaaatttttatgatgggctgtaaatctataactaagttataaatGAGCAAATGAGTATGAAACTtttactatagttcaagcatacactAATTATCCCactataaaaattttaccataattggaccatagaaactacaactatgaattaattacagaaaaacataaatctaaagctacaacaaaaaagttatactaaagcatacaaCATTATATgttcaatgtgtagatctactcatgtggagtctaacaaaattagatattttattttattattttccagtgatttactatgatttttcaaatattcagtctaaataaataaaaaaaataaaaagacaaaccCCCTTTGAAAACCTCTTATAATTGGCCATGGAGATAAAATGAATGGTTTGAAAAGTTCACAAAAATAGTTTACCTGTTTTTAGAGTTCAAGAAGGAAAAGCAAAAAACTTGTCAATATGACTATGAATATGTAATTGACTAGcgaaggattttttttttgtcaacgAATATTTTCATGTATTTTGAGGTGATATGGGCTGATTACGCTTTCTAGGCCCATCGACGTAGCTTGGCATGATGCAATCTACATAATGTAGTGCTTGAGTCTAAGGTTATGCCCAAAGGGTACGACATGGCATGTTTAATCCTTAGTGTTGTGCTGACCCGATTTTAATTACGCCGTGTCCTATAGAGCTCGTGCCGTGCTAGGGCTAGGCCACCTGTTTGGACATCTATACTTGTGTGATAGATATGTTGCGATCCATCATGTAGACCATTGCTTTTGGTCGAAAAAGTCGCCGACTTGATGCCGATCATCAAAGACTTGCCAAGTTTATttgtctcacaataaatcagttagagcatctccaagagttttgcaTTTGGACTCTGAATTCTTGCAATTTGCCAAAAATCGCAAAAAGAGGTATCCAATATAGTTTTGCATTTAGAGTTTGCATTTTGGGCAACTTGacaaatgagagagcaaacttggcatatatgccaagccgCGCACGGCTTGGCAAAAGGCCGATCGCACGTGTCTCCAGGTCCCCCGCACGACCCGGACTTTCTTCCCACCATATATGGTCCATCGATCGCGACAGAAACCCCCGGCCCTCCACGCGCCGCCGTCCGCTGCCGATCGTAGTCGCCAAAGACTCTATCGCGAGCACTGGCCCTCCACGCGCTGCCGTCCGCTGTCGATCGCGACCGACTCCATATCGCGCAGAAACTCCCTCCCCACCTGCCGCCGTCCACTGCAGATCGCGAGCAACTTTACGCGCGCGAAGGAAAGTCGCGCGGGAAGACGATCGTGAGGGCGCGTGAAGGAAAAAAATCGTGGCCGGGTCCACTTTGGCTAATtgccaacttaattatgcaaaacccttggagatggtctatttttagactttgcattttgttttgggagtttgcaaacaacaacaaatgccaactCAATTATTCAAAACTCCTGAAGATGCTCTTAATAGTACTTTCTGCcatagcttatcagccaaacaaacaTGGTGATAGTTATCCACAAATTTATCTTAGTCGTCCATAGGGACCAATCAAATACTTTTTCTTGTTAATCAATGTCTACAACCTTacctttatttatattttacaggGACTTGGGACTTGCTAAAATCCCCCTGCTTAAATTTTAGTTTCGTTTCAGGTGACGGTTATTACACAGCGCAATCTGTAATTTTCGGTACAGGCAACAAAAAAAACCCGTTAGACAAAACCACAAAATCCGACAAAATCTGATTTGTGTTGGTAGAAAGACAATTAACAATTATTCTTATAGGCAAACCAGGACACAAATTTAATATGTTATGATAGAAAGACAAATAATTAAATCACAAAAGCAACAATTTACTTGTACTAGTTGGTGGTACAAAAGTGTTGCTTGAAATCATCTTAAAATTCAGACATCTAAGAAATAGGAGGAgtgatatttataatatatataaccAGTAGGGACAACCCCTCCTTATTTTATTCctaaaaaaaatctaataaCATAATACACCTGCTTCCTTCTCTTTGAGAAAAAACATTTAATTATGTATATAGAGTGGAAGAATTGCAATGACTAGAGTCTTGAAATTTCATCTTCAACGGACAAACGTTGTAAAACGTCTTCTTCTAATCTCACGGAGAAACACAGTGAAACACAGGACCAGGGCGAATCCATTTGCCCGGCCGCCGCAGCGCCTGCTAGCTAGGTTCTGAACAGCTCCAGGCAGTGCTCTTGGTCCAGGTTCCTGCTCCAGAACTTCTTGTAGTACTCGTCGTACGTGTAGCTCCTGTACACGGCCGGGGTGTCCTCCGTGACGAGCTTCTTCGCGGGGCCGAGCACGACGTGGTTGCACGGGCACAGGAACGACGCCACGGACATCCGCTCCCGATCCGAGTTCACCACCGCCCGGTGCCACACACTCCGGTACTGCCCGTTGCTCAGCGCCTGCGGGCATCAGAGAAATTCGATCAGAAACCACCGGTTTTTCACTGTCGTCACTGTCTCGCTGAACGGTCAGCCGGCCGGCCACGATGACGATGACATGGGACGACAGAGCGAATAATAATAATCATGCGTGCGTGTACGTTCTGATCACCTGCAGCTGGTCGCCGATGTTGATGATGAGCGCGCCGGGCTGCGGGTTGACGGCGACCCACTTGCCGCCGTGGAGCACCTGCAGGCCGGCGACGTCCTGGTCCATGAGCAGGATGGTGAGCGCGTTGGGATCGGTGTGCGCCGGGAGGCCGTAGGTGAGCTCCGGCTCCGGGCACGGCGGGTAGAAGTTGACCGCCAtgtgctgctcctgctcccccAGCGTCTCCTTCATGTAGCTCGCCTCTAGACCCAGGCTCTCCGAGATGGCAGCGTACAGCCTGAACCCGAGCTCCcggacttccttgcagtacgTGCTCATGGTGTCCCTGATGAGATGCATGATCGTCATATCATACGTGCGTGACAGTGTCAGAATCAGAAATACACAGTAACTACATTCTCGCCGACTGATGATGTCGTTTACACGTCTAGAAAAAGAGCAGCACGCATTACACGTTTTTTAGGAATCGAGCTACGGAA contains:
- the LOC8058813 gene encoding peroxidase 5 — translated: MAMGKQQGAGLLFLVVVAGLLLHDTRVADAQTLRVGYYNQTCRNAESIVADEVLKASYRDKGVLASLIRLHFHDCFVNGCDGSVLLESSDRQAEKNAKPNLSLRGFDVIERIKQRLEAACALTVSCADIVAFAARDSVKLSGGVGYAVPGGRQDGTVSRASMTGDLPPPNQRSVDQLAQYFYRKGLTLDDMILLLGAHSLGVAHCGTFDYRLTSDQDKGMDAAFRNSLRSQCRHNASNAVPFDAGSPYAFDTGYFANVLANRTVLESDAALASPRAAGKVRQWKDNPGWFRSSFAAAMVKMGSIRGTNPGKVRLSCNRVRM
- the LOC110434414 gene encoding protein CURVATURE THYLAKOID 1B, chloroplastic-like isoform X2 translates to MAPAATGVGSLAAAPVAKGYTTYRKAAARSVVRLGLPALPPLPGLRLAAQGQASFCKRLARNVVAMATGEPTAAPVADNEELTEFVNALKKEWDRIEDKYAVTTLAVAATLAMWSAGGVVSAIDRLPLIPGLMEAVGIGYSGWFAYRNLLFKSDRDAFFAKVREVYEDIIRS
- the LOC110434414 gene encoding protein CURVATURE THYLAKOID 1B, chloroplastic-like isoform X1, whose amino-acid sequence is MAPAATGVGSLAAAPVAKGYTTYRKAAARSVVRLGLPALPPLPGLRLAAQGQASFCECKRLARNVVAMATGEPTAAPVADNEELTEFVNALKKEWDRIEDKYAVTTLAVAATLAMWSAGGVVSAIDRLPLIPGLMEAVGIGYSGWFAYRNLLFKSDRDAFFAKVREVYEDIIRS
- the LOC8058814 gene encoding protein DOWNY MILDEW RESISTANCE 6, which produces MAEQLLSTAVHDTLPGSYVRPESQRPRLAEVVTGARIPVVDLGSPDRAAVVAAIGDACRSHGFFQVLNHGVHADLVAAVMAVGRAFFRLSPEEKAKLYSDDPARKIRLSTSFNVRKETVHNWRDYLRLHCHPLDEFVPDWPSNPPDFKDTMSTYCKEVRELGFRLYAAISESLGLEASYMKETLGEQEQHMAVNFYPPCPEPELTYGLPAHTDPNALTILLMDQDVAGLQVLHGGKWVAVNPQPGALIINIGDQLQALSNGQYRSVWHRAVVNSDRERMSVASFLCPCNHVVLGPAKKLVTEDTPAVYRSYTYDEYYKKFWSRNLDQEHCLELFRT